The Triticum aestivum cultivar Chinese Spring chromosome 3A, IWGSC CS RefSeq v2.1, whole genome shotgun sequence genome includes a region encoding these proteins:
- the LOC123058928 gene encoding protein AUXIN-REGULATED GENE INVOLVED IN ORGAN SIZE → MERRAARGTSDHRRRMQMPPAQVEQKPQRRGGPKSCQRTPPPPGCFTIQLLMVFLWVAASLAFLPLVLPPLPPPPLSLLLVPVCLLAVLAALAFVPLDAHNNVVGGGSSCL, encoded by the coding sequence ATGGAGAGGAGAGCGGCGAGGGGCACCTCTGATCACCGTCGGCGAATGCAGATGCCGCCGGCGCAGGTGGAGCAGAAGCCGCAGCGCCGCGGGGGGCCGAAGAGCTGCCagagaacgccgccgccgccgggctgcTTCACCATCCAGCTGCTCATGGTGTTCCTCTGGGTGGCCGCGTCGCTCGCCTTCCTGCCgctcgtgctgccgccgctgcccccGCCGCCGCTCTCGCTGCTGCTCGTGCCCGTTTGCCTGCTCGCCGTCCTCGCCGCGCTCGCCTTCGTCCCGCTGGACGCCCACAACAACGTCGTCGGCGGCGGCTCGTCTTGTTTGTAG